From a single Vicugna pacos chromosome 4, VicPac4, whole genome shotgun sequence genomic region:
- the TOMM5 gene encoding mitochondrial import receptor subunit TOM5 homolog: MFRIESLGPKLDPEEMKRKMREDVICSIRNFLIYVALLRVTPFILKKLDSI; the protein is encoded by the exons ATGTTCCGGATCGAGAGCCTTGGGCCGAAGCTGGACCCCGAAGAGATGAAACGGAAGATGCGCGAGGATGTGATCTGCTCCATACGGAACTTCCTCATTTATGTGGCCCTGCTGCGAGTCA ctcCTTTTATCTTAAAGAAATTGGACAGCATATGA